DNA sequence from the Deinococcus multiflagellatus genome:
ACGGAAGTTGGCCTGGTGCCGGTAGGCGTGCCTTACCCCCGCCCAGGCGTACCCCGCCGAGCGCACAAAACGCCGCCCACTCAGGGCCGAGCCGCCTGCCGGGCGCTCTGGGGGCCGCTCCGGGGAGGGCCGCTGTGGCCGGGGCTCAGACACCCGCAGGCAGGGCCGAGCGCGCCGCGTCCCAGGCGCCGTGAAACACCGCCCAGTCCTCGCCCGTGGCACCTTCTTCAAAGCCCAGGCCCTCGGCGTGGGGGTGGTCGTGTCCCACCAGATGGGTCAGGCCGTGGCTGGCCAGCAGCGCCACTTCTCTCGTCAGGCTGTGCCCGCGGGCCTCCGCCTGCCGCGCGGCGGTGTCCAGGCTGATCACAATGTCGCCCAGGTGCGGCGGCATGAAGGGGTCACCGGGCTCCCAGGTGGGAAAACTCAGCACGTCGGTGGCGGCGTCCTCGCCCCAGTGCTCGCGTTTCAGGGCGCGGATGGTGCGGTCGCCCACCAGCACCACCGTGACCTCGCGCTCCTGCACCCCAAAATGGCCCATCACGGCGTCCAGGCTGGCCCGCAGGGCCGTTCGCAGGCCCGCCGGCGGGGTCTTGCGCACGATCAGGTCAATCACAGGCGCCAGTGTACGGCAAGGAAGAAAGCTGGGGTGGGCGGCAGAAAAGAGGCTCAGTCTGCTGGGGTGCCTCGGCCGGAGGGCAGCAACTTGGTGACGCTCCCGGCACACTCCGGCATAAGCGTCATTGGGGTGCGTCCAGGCCCCCAACAAAGGCAGGACCCCGGCGCAACGCAGCAACCGGGGCCCCTCCATCAACGATCAACCGTCACCCTTTAACGCACTGGATCGCCTTCCGCCTCCGGAATGCTGGCAAATTCGCCCCGGCGCGCGGCGCGTTTGTCTTCCTCGGCGTCCTCGGCGGCTTCGTAGGCCTTGATGATCCGGCCCACCAGGGGGTGGCGCACCACGTCGACCTCGGTGAATTCGTGCCACGCGATGCCCTCAATGCGGCTGAGCACCCGCTTGGCCACCGCCAGACCACTGGTGATGTGGCGGGGCAGGTCAATCTGGGTCACGTCGCCCGTGACCACGACCTTGCTGGAAAAGCCCATACGGGTGAGGAACATCTTCATCTGCTCGCCCGTGGTGTTCTGGGCTTCGTCGAGAATGATAAAGGCGTCGTTGAGCGTGTTGTGCGTCACGACAAAGTGCTCGGTGACGTACAGCGCGTCCTCGGCGGCCACCCGGATGCACTGCATGGGCGCGCGCCCCACCTTCTCTATGGCTGTGATAAAGCGCATCGGGCGGCCACCGCCGTGTTCGGCGTAGCGGTCGGCCTTGCGCTTCAGGCGGAAGGGGGCCACGCCGGCGGGCAGGCGGATGTCCAGCACATGGGCATCGTGGCGGTAGGCCACAGGGCGCCCATCCGCCAGCCCCGGGGTGCGGCCTTCGGCGGCCCGCACCCGGCGGTGGACCACGCCACCCAGCGACTGCACCAGTTCGGTCACGTCGTCGGCCAGCTGGGCCGAGGTGGTGGTGTACTGCACCCGGCAGGAGCGGCCCGCCTGCGTCACCGGGCCGCCATCCGTGTCCAGCAGGCCCTGCAGCACCGCCAGGCGGATGGCCGGCGCATTGTGCTTGTACACGGCGGGCACGAATTTCTGCGCCGAGGTCTTGCCGTCCAGCCCCAGGGTGCGCAGGGCGGTGGTCACGGGGTTGGCGATGCGCTGCCCACCGCGCCCGCCGGCCGTATGCCGCACGGTGTAGTCGTAGCGGTCTTTGTGCGCCAGGGCCAGCACGGGTTCGGGGGCCTGGTCGTTCAGGGCCACTTCCAGGGCCTGCACCAGTTCGGGGTCGGCGCTGGAAAAACCGGGTGTGGTGGCGCAGGTCGTGCAGCCGTCCCCCAGCAGCAGGCCCAGGGCGTAAGGCTCCAGCGGCACGGGCTGTTCGGGGAACGAGGCCGGGCCGCTCAGCAGGGGAATTTCGTAGCGGTGCTGGTGGGCCGTCTTCAGGTTGCCCATCATCTCGCGCGTTTCCAGCACGCGCCCGGGGCGGCCCCGCCGCTTGTCCGAGGGCGTGTGGACCGTCCACAGGTGTTCCTCGCAGCACTCCACGCTGACCCCATCGCTGAAGGTCACGCGGTACACGTCCTTGTCGCCCTGGGGATAGATGCCCACCACGCGCGTGGGGCGCCCGTCTGAGCCGATGACATGGTCGCCCACTTCCAGACTGCCCATCTCGCGCCAGCCCAAAGGCGTGAGCACCTGGCTGGTCAGCGGCTGCGCCCGGCCACGCATAAAGGCCAGCGGCGCAATCTCAATGACCCCGCTCGTCAGGTAGGACTCGAACTTTTCCTGGTCCAGCATGTCCTGCAGGGCGTCGTACAGCGGGCGCAGGTAGGGGTCAATCTTGGCCTGCAGGTCGCCGGGCAAGAAGCCCAGTTTCTCGCCGGCCTCCACCGCCGGGCGCGTGAGGATAATGCGCTTGACCTTCTTGGCCTTCAGGGCCTGCACCGCCATGGCCACCGCCATGTAGGTCTTGCCGGTCCCGGCCGGGCCCACCCCGAAGGTGATGTCGCTCTTGTCAATGCTTTCCAGGTACAGCTTCTGCCCGGGTGTTTTGGGCTTCAGGCCGCGCGGCAGGCTCAGGCCGCTGACCTGGGTTTCCTGGGCGAGGCTGCGGCCCTCGCCACTTAGGCGGGCGGCGCGCAGCAGGCTGTCGGGGGTCAATTCGCCCCCCGAGCGCACCACGTCCAGCGCGTCGCGCACAAGGCGTTCGCCCTGCTGCACATCGGCGTCGTCGCCCGTAATGGTCACGGTTTCGCCGCGCGCCACCAGTTTGGCCTTGGTGAGTTCGCGCATGCGGCGCAGGTTGGCGTCGTTGGGGCCCAGCAGCGCGTAGGCCTCGCGGGGGCTTTCCAGGGTAATGGTGGCGGTGGCGCCGCCTTGGGGCTGCTGCGTCAAATGATCTCCAGTCGTGCCAAAGCACAGCCCTTCCCCGCCGTGCTCGTGGGGAAGGGAAGAGGGGCGTGGGGCATCAAGGGTCGGCTCTCATTCTGAGAAAGCCCCCGGGGGGCTGACGTGTGCGGGTGCACAATTGGCCGCCAAATGCGCCAGATGAAGTATTCCTCTGCGCCGCTTGGCGCAGAGGGCAAAGGGCCGCTGCCGGCCCCAGGTGAGTAGACTGGGCGCGTGAACGTGCCGGACGCCGCCGCCCCTTTGCACGCCTACCTGTTTGCTGACCCCGCCGCCCATTCGCTCTCGCCCCGGATGCACGCCGCTGCCTTCCACGCGGCGGGGCTGGGCGGCACCTACGAGGCCCGGCGGGTCCCGGCGGCCGAGTTGGGCGCGGCCTTGGCCTCGCTGCGGGCCCCGGGCGTGCTGGGGGCCAACCTCAGCCTGCCGCACAAGGAAGCGGCGCTGCCCCTGCTGGACGACCTGAGCGCGGCGGCGCGGGCCATTGGCGCGGTGAACACGGTGGTGCACCGCGACGGGCGCCTGCACGGCGACAACACCGACGCCCCAGGGCTGCTGGCCGCACTGGACGACGCGGGCTTTGACTGGACACCGGGCGCGCAGGCAGTGGTGCTGGGGGCGGGCGGCGCGGCGCGGGCAGCGGTGTATGCGGCCCTGGTGCTGGGCGAACAGAAGGTCTGGGTGGTGAACCGCACCCCGGCGCGGGCCCAGGCGCTGGCCCAGAGCTTTCCGGCGCCTGACCGCCCGGTGGCCGCCGCCCCCGCCGCCGACGTGCCCTGGGCCGAGATCTCGCTGGTGATCAACGCCAGCAGCGCGGGCCTGGACGCCCCGGACCAGACGCCGCTGGACGCCGCCTTTCTGGCCCGGCTGCCCGCTCACGCCCTGGTGTACGACATGGTGTACAAGCCCCGCGATACCCGCCTGATGCGCGACGCCCGCGCCCTGGGCCTGAAAGCCGAAAACGGCCTGGGCATGCTGGCCCACCAGGCGCGGCTGGCTTTTGCGCAGTGGACGGGGGCCGAGGTGCCCGTGTCGGTCTTTGTGGAGGCCCTGGGCGCGGACGGAGTGCCGGCATGAACGCCCTGCGCCGCGCCTCGGCCCCAGTGATGGTCATGGCGCTGGTGTTGATCCTGACCATGGTGATGGCGCTGGTGACGTGGGTGTTTACCCGCGAGCAGCAGCGCAGCCGCTTTGAGCGCGAAACGGATGTCTACACCCAGGCCCTGCGTGACCGCGTGCTGGTCTATGAGCGGCTGCTCGAAGCCACCCGCGCCGACTGGCAGGCCCGTGGGCGGCCGGTCAGCGAAGCGGTGTTCGCCCGCTACGTGCAGGGTGTGGACCTGCCGGGGCGCTACCCCGGGGTGCAGGCGGTGGGCTACGCGGCGTGGGTGCCGGTGGGGGCCACCGGCGCGCTGCAGGCGCAGTTGCAGGCGGCCGGGGCGCCCGACGCCCGGGTGCGCCCCGCCCAGACGGCGCAGGCCAACCGGGCGGTGATTGCGCTGATCGGGCCGTCGAATGCCCAGAACCTCGCGGCGCTGGGCTACGACATGTACAGCGAGCCGGTGCGCCGCGCGGGCTTTGACGGCGCGCGGGCCCAGGGCCGCGCCCAGGCCACGGCCGTGGCGCAACTCGTGCAGCGCGACGAGCAGGGCCGGCGGCTGCGCGGCTTTCTGATCATGCTGCCGGTGTGGCGCGACCCCGAGCGGCGCGCCGACTTGCAGGGGTTTTTGTACGTGGCGGTGCGCGCAGACCGCTTCTTGCAGGACCTCACCCCACTGCAGGGCGGGCGCCTGCTGGTGGACGTGCGCCTCGCCGGACAGCCGCTGAGCGCCGCGCCCCCGGACCTGCGCGGCCAGAGCTTCCGCGCCCGGAACACGCAGGCGCTGGTGGGCCAGAACTGGGAAATGCGCTTTGGGGCTGGGCCGGGGTTCGGGCGCGATCTGGCGGCTTTTATTCCGGCCCTGGTGGCGCTGACGGGGTTTCTCATTGCCGGGTGTTCCTTTCTGCTGGTCAAGGCGCAGGTGGACGCCCGCGCCCGCGCCGAGGGCCTGAATGTCTCGCTGGCCCAGGCCCGCGTCCGCCAGGAGCAGGCCCGCGCCGAGTTCGAGGCCATCTTTCATGCCATGCAGGACGCGGCGGCCTTTACCGACACCGAGGGCCGCATCCGCATGGTGAACCCGGCCCTCAGTGCCCAGTTCGGCGTGTCGGCCGACACCTTGGCGGGCCAGCGGCTCTCGGCGCTGCATGCCGACCGGCGCCTGGACAGCCGCGCCACCTTTCAGGCGCTGACCACCCCCTACGTGCGGGGGGACGGCACGCAGTTTTACGGCGAAACCCAGCGCTCTGAGGTGCGTGACCCCGGCGGCGAGCGCCTGGGCCTGCTGGAAGTGATCCGCGACGTGACAGACCGCGTGGCGGCCGAGCGCGCCCTGCAGGCCGAGGAGCGGCGCTCGCGCAGCGTGCTCAACGCCATTCCGCATATCGTGCGCGTGAGTGAACCCAGCGGCGAGGTGAGTTTTGTCAACCAGCAGCACCTCAGTGCCCTGGGGGCGGGCGACCTGGGCGAGCACCTGCACCCCGAGGACCGCGCCCCCTACACCGAGATGTGGCGCGGGGCGGTGGCCAGCGAACAGGGCGCGCAAACCGAGGCCCGGCTGCGCCTGCCGGGCGGTGAGCGCTGGTTTGTGCTGAAGGTGGCGCCCATTTCGGATGACGGCGGGCGGGTGACCGGCTGGGTGACCACCGCCACCGACATCCACGACCGCCTGCAGGCCGAGCGCCTCGCGCAGCGCAACGAGGAGCGTTACCGGGGCGTGATTGAGGGCATGCCGCAGATCGTGTGGCTGGCCGACCCTTCCGGGCAGGCGCTGTACTTCAACCGCCAGTGGAACGCCTACGTGGGCGAGGCGCAGGCCGACGCCGGCTTTGTGCAGTTGCTGCACCCTGATGACCGCGAGGACTACGCCCGGCGCTGGGCCACCGCGCTGCGCGCCGCGCGGCCGTTTGAAGCTGAACACCGCCTGCGCGGCGAGGGCGGCACCTACCGCACCTTTGTCACGCGCGGCCTGCCGGTGCGGGGCGCCGAGGGCCGCGTGATCGAGTGGGTGGGTACCAGCACCGATGTGGACGACTCGGTGTATGCCGAGAACGCCGCGCGGCTGCTGGCCGACGTGACCGAGCAGCTCACCGCCCGCAGCGAGGAAGGCGCGCAGCTGCCCACCGACCGCTACCGCGCGGCCCTCACGCGCCTGGGCCGCTTTGTGGACAGCGGCGCCCTGTGGACCGTGCGCCCCACCCGGTTGCTGGCGGCGTCCTCGTCGGGGGCGATGTGGCTGTCGCCCGCCTTTGAGGCGTTTGCGGCCCAGGCCACCGAGCAGGTGCTGGCCACCGAAGACCCGCTGTTTACCGACCGCGACCCGGCGCTGCTGCGGGCCGGCGCCACGGGCGCGCTGTTCTATCCCCTCATGGGGCGCGGCGGGCAGCTTGAAGGCGTGCTGGGGCTGCTGTACCGCCAGCCCATCACGAACCGCGACTCGGATCTGGCCCAGGAACTCGCGCAGCGCTTTGGCTCGGCCCTCAGCAATGACCGCCTGCAGGAACGGGTGCTTGCGGCGCAGGCGGACCTGCAGCAGCTCAACCAGTCCCTTGAAGAGCGCGTGGCCCAGCGCACCCTGGAACTGGAGGCGGCCAACCGCGAACTTGAAGCCTTCAGTTACTCGGTCAGCCACGACCTGCGCACGCCGCTGCGGCACATCGTGGGCTTTGCCGACCTGCTCACCAAGGAGGTGGGTGAGGGCCTGAGCCCCAAGGGCGGGCGCTACCTGGGCGTGATCCGCGAGTCGGCCGGGCGCATGAGCCAGCTGATTGACGACCTGCTGAGTTTCTCCCGCATGGGCCGTCAGGAGTTGCGCCGCGTGCCGGTGAACCTGCGCGACCTCGTGCTGGGCAGCTGGAAGGCCCTGGAGCCTGACCGCCAGGGCCGCGAGGTGGTCCTGGACGTGCCCGGCGTGATGCCCGTGGTGCACGGCGACGAGGCGCTGCTGGAGCTGGTCTTTACCAACCTGCTGTCCAACGCCCTGAAATACACCCGGGGCCGCGACGTGGCGCGCATCTGGGTCTCGGCCCAGACGCAGGGCGACCAGGTGACCATTGCGGTCCGTGACAACGGCGTGGGCTTCGATCCCCGCTACGTGGATAAACTGTTTGGCGTGTTCCAACGTCTGCACCGCGCCGAAGAATTTG
Encoded proteins:
- the ybeY gene encoding rRNA maturation RNase YbeY, with translation MIDLIVRKTPPAGLRTALRASLDAVMGHFGVQEREVTVVLVGDRTIRALKREHWGEDAATDVLSFPTWEPGDPFMPPHLGDIVISLDTAARQAEARGHSLTREVALLASHGLTHLVGHDHPHAEGLGFEEGATGEDWAVFHGAWDAARSALPAGV
- the aroE gene encoding shikimate dehydrogenase, yielding MNVPDAAAPLHAYLFADPAAHSLSPRMHAAAFHAAGLGGTYEARRVPAAELGAALASLRAPGVLGANLSLPHKEAALPLLDDLSAAARAIGAVNTVVHRDGRLHGDNTDAPGLLAALDDAGFDWTPGAQAVVLGAGGAARAAVYAALVLGEQKVWVVNRTPARAQALAQSFPAPDRPVAAAPAADVPWAEISLVINASSAGLDAPDQTPLDAAFLARLPAHALVYDMVYKPRDTRLMRDARALGLKAENGLGMLAHQARLAFAQWTGAEVPVSVFVEALGADGVPA
- a CDS encoding CHASE domain-containing protein, with product MNALRRASAPVMVMALVLILTMVMALVTWVFTREQQRSRFERETDVYTQALRDRVLVYERLLEATRADWQARGRPVSEAVFARYVQGVDLPGRYPGVQAVGYAAWVPVGATGALQAQLQAAGAPDARVRPAQTAQANRAVIALIGPSNAQNLAALGYDMYSEPVRRAGFDGARAQGRAQATAVAQLVQRDEQGRRLRGFLIMLPVWRDPERRADLQGFLYVAVRADRFLQDLTPLQGGRLLVDVRLAGQPLSAAPPDLRGQSFRARNTQALVGQNWEMRFGAGPGFGRDLAAFIPALVALTGFLIAGCSFLLVKAQVDARARAEGLNVSLAQARVRQEQARAEFEAIFHAMQDAAAFTDTEGRIRMVNPALSAQFGVSADTLAGQRLSALHADRRLDSRATFQALTTPYVRGDGTQFYGETQRSEVRDPGGERLGLLEVIRDVTDRVAAERALQAEERRSRSVLNAIPHIVRVSEPSGEVSFVNQQHLSALGAGDLGEHLHPEDRAPYTEMWRGAVASEQGAQTEARLRLPGGERWFVLKVAPISDDGGRVTGWVTTATDIHDRLQAERLAQRNEERYRGVIEGMPQIVWLADPSGQALYFNRQWNAYVGEAQADAGFVQLLHPDDREDYARRWATALRAARPFEAEHRLRGEGGTYRTFVTRGLPVRGAEGRVIEWVGTSTDVDDSVYAENAARLLADVTEQLTARSEEGAQLPTDRYRAALTRLGRFVDSGALWTVRPTRLLAASSSGAMWLSPAFEAFAAQATEQVLATEDPLFTDRDPALLRAGATGALFYPLMGRGGQLEGVLGLLYRQPITNRDSDLAQELAQRFGSALSNDRLQERVLAAQADLQQLNQSLEERVAQRTLELEAANRELEAFSYSVSHDLRTPLRHIVGFADLLTKEVGEGLSPKGGRYLGVIRESAGRMSQLIDDLLSFSRMGRQELRRVPVNLRDLVLGSWKALEPDRQGREVVLDVPGVMPVVHGDEALLELVFTNLLSNALKYTRGRDVARIWVSAQTQGDQVTIAVRDNGVGFDPRYVDKLFGVFQRLHRAEEFEGIGIGLANVRRIVTRHGGTVSADAQPGEGATFTVTLPLGAGA